In Mycolicibacterium mucogenicum DSM 44124, the following are encoded in one genomic region:
- a CDS encoding ABC transporter permease encodes MTTREAPVAAAAPGTEPAAVQAVSWLSRVRARRWEIIRWLSPLAVLILWQAGSAWGLIDPEVLPAPQTIAEAGIELISNGQLAEALRISGIRAAEGLFLGGVIGAALGALVGFSKWADATVDPTMQMIRALPHLGLIPLFIVWFGIGELPKVLMVALGAAFPLYLNTSSAIRQVDPKLFETAAVLGFSPLQRLRTVVIPSAAPQVLVGLRQSLAISWLTLIVAEQINADSGVGYLINNARDFLRIDVIIFGLVVYALLGIITDALVRVLERRALRYRV; translated from the coding sequence ATGACCACCCGCGAGGCCCCGGTGGCCGCCGCGGCACCCGGTACTGAACCTGCTGCAGTGCAGGCGGTTTCCTGGCTCAGCCGCGTCCGCGCTCGGCGCTGGGAAATCATCCGCTGGCTGTCACCGCTGGCGGTACTCATCCTGTGGCAGGCCGGCAGCGCGTGGGGCCTCATCGACCCCGAGGTCCTGCCGGCGCCCCAGACCATCGCAGAGGCCGGCATCGAGCTGATCAGCAACGGTCAGCTTGCCGAAGCACTGCGCATCTCCGGCATCCGCGCCGCCGAGGGCCTGTTCCTCGGCGGAGTCATCGGCGCCGCCCTCGGCGCCCTAGTGGGGTTCTCGAAGTGGGCCGACGCCACGGTCGATCCGACGATGCAGATGATCCGGGCGCTGCCCCACCTGGGCTTGATCCCGCTGTTCATCGTCTGGTTCGGCATCGGCGAACTGCCCAAGGTGCTCATGGTCGCGTTGGGTGCGGCATTCCCGCTCTACCTCAATACCTCGTCGGCAATCCGCCAGGTCGACCCCAAGCTCTTCGAAACGGCTGCCGTACTCGGCTTTTCGCCGCTTCAGCGGCTGCGGACGGTCGTCATCCCCAGCGCCGCTCCCCAGGTCCTCGTCGGGCTGCGGCAATCGTTGGCCATCTCGTGGCTCACGCTCATCGTCGCTGAACAGATCAACGCCGACTCCGGCGTCGGCTACCTCATCAACAACGCGCGCGACTTCCTCCGCATCGACGTGATCATCTTCGGTCTCGTCGTCTACGCGCTGCTCGGCATCATCACCGACGCACTGGTGCGGGTCCTGGAGCGCCGTGCCTTGCGCTATCGAGTCTGA